A genomic window from Cardiocondyla obscurior isolate alpha-2009 linkage group LG02, Cobs3.1, whole genome shotgun sequence includes:
- the LOC139111915 gene encoding uncharacterized protein codes for MKENTGTSFRSQPDDVLPSTASIAPEEFDADEQTVLENRGVAPGIFFSPAKRKYSRLFHLILLYFLSAEIIEDQSTERQVSFSDTPQEHVTLETEEPSLLEELFGEEQSTLASQSWDSAIFNAAKTEVRSGLKEELRQKLLVNHELKGELAALGPLKINKELTSALFKQQAVIKRDEYQIKRQIQVGAFLNAIDSGLTDLIRLHQKSFPQEGDFKPIITKQAEGLHLLAVIQFRLSIARQAYIKPCLTFVGKSATDFSTVDDWLFGTNFAENLKSAQTCEKMEKELTKSTPSTSSTVKISNQPTRQPTFQRSNYKASARTSAAPRR; via the coding sequence ATGAAAGAAAATACAGGGACGAGTTTTCGCTCTCAACCGGACGACGTTTTGCCTTCGACGGCCTCAATCGCTCCTGAGGAATTTGATGCAGATGAACAGACGGTTCTTGAGAACCGGGGCGTTGCACCAGGTATATTTTTCTCGCCAGCGAAGAGAAAATATAGCCGACTGTTCCATCTCATTCTTCTTTACTTTCTTTCAGCAGAAATAATTGAGGATCAATCCACAGAACGACAGGTGAGCTTCTCGGATACACCTCAAGAGCATGTAACTCTAGAAACGGAAGAACCTTCGCTACTAGAGGAACTGTTTGGTGAGGAACAGTCCACGTTGGCCAGCCAATCCTGGGATTCGGccatttttaatgccgcaaaAACAGAAGTTCGTTCCGGATTAAAAGAAGAACTACGTCAAAAACTGCTAGTCAATCATGAGCTCAAAGGAGAACTAGCTGCTCTAGGCCctctcaaaattaataaagagcTAACATCCGCTCTCTTCAAACAACAAGCTGTCATTAAAAGAGACGAATATCAGATTAAAAGACAAATCCAAGTAGGCGCCTTTCTCAACGCCATAGATTCAGGCTTAACCGACTTAATTAGGTTACACCAGAAATCTTTCCCCCAGGAAGGCGATTTCAAACCTATCATCACTAAACAAGCAGAGGGCCTGCATCTCTTAGCAGTCATACAGTTTCGCCTATCTATCGCCAGACAGGCATATATCAAACCCTGCTTGACATTCGTGGGCAAATCTGCGACCGACTTTTCAACGGTAGACGACTGGCTCTTCGGCACAAATTTTGCAGAAAATCTGAAGTCCGCACAGACGTGCGAGAAGATGGAGAAGGAACTAACCAAATCCACGCCGTCCACATCATCAACCGTCAAGATATCCAACCAGCCTACTCGTCAGCCAACATTTCAGAGGTCAAACTACAAAGCCTCTGCCCGAACATCCGCGGCTCCACGCCGGTAA